The following are encoded in a window of Primulina eburnea isolate SZY01 chromosome 4, ASM2296580v1, whole genome shotgun sequence genomic DNA:
- the LOC140829754 gene encoding uncharacterized protein: MKQESCRKDVERAFGVLQSRFAIVASPARAWQKKHLQDIMTACIIMHNMIIEDERDLDTPIEDALEAPTPNVEMVTDQNIRFQEFLARYKKIRDREAHFALRDALIDHLWDLYSNSVN; encoded by the coding sequence atGAAACAAGAGTCATGTAGGAAAGATGTCGAACGCGCATTTGGAGTACTTCAATCACGATTTGCAATTGTAGCATCTCCAGCACGTGCTTGGCAGAAGAAACACTTGCAAGATATAATGACTGCATGCATTATAATGCACAATATGATTATCGAAGATGAACGTGACTTGGATACACCAATCGAAGATGCGTTGGAAGCACCAACTCCAAATGTGGAAATGGTTACGGATCAAAATATAAGATTTCAAGAATTTCTTGCTCGGTATAAAAAAATAAGGGACAGAGAAGCTCACTTCGCACTACGAGATGCACTAATCGACCATTTATGGGATTTATATAGTAATTCCGTTAATTAA
- the LOC140830051 gene encoding uncharacterized protein: MRMLAYGTPTDAADEYIKMGESTTIQCLQRFCRDIVEVFAEQYLRSTTSIDIDRLLHIGEKCGFPRMLGSLDCMHWRWKNCPTAWAGQYAGRSGSPTIILEAVADYDLVI, translated from the coding sequence ATGCGGATGTTGGCATACGGTACACCAACGGATGCTGCTGATGAATATATTAAGATGGGAGAATCAACTACAATTCAATGCCTTCAACGTTTTTGTCGGGATATTGTAGAGGTGTTTGCAGAGCAATATCTAAGGTCAACTACCTCCATTGATATTGATAGACTACTACATATTGGTGAAAAATGTGGATTTCCTAGAATGTTGGGAAGCTTGGACTGTATGCATTGGAGATGGAAAAATTGCCCAACAGCATGGGCAGGACAATACGCGGGTCGTAGTGGTTCTCCGACCATTATTTTGGAAGCGGTTGCTGATTATGATCTTGTGATATGA